One Chengkuizengella sediminis DNA segment encodes these proteins:
- a CDS encoding alpha/beta fold hydrolase, translating into MNKVKPKLFSIHSNDMIQYYSIQTDDESKPLLLYIHGGPGGANIALSSILDLKSKLTKHFSIVQYDQRGSGKTYSKSLLPEELSIDFIIDDFKKLICFLLEKYNQKKIYLVGHSFGSILGLRLCKEIPQFIHAYLGISQLINMKESERYCTQEALKLAEEKQNQKVKTMLIRSMNLFDKNQVSEYIKLQRSAMAKIGGYNFNQKSFNPNLLFVISALSPLYSIKDAFNMKKGLLFSTDVLWKDIMNINLFNENYHYKVPIYFITGAKDMIAPLYLVENYLKNATAPKKKIILFEKSGHLPNVEEKDLYEEKVIELFIHRKEE; encoded by the coding sequence GTGAACAAAGTTAAACCAAAGCTATTTTCAATACATTCAAACGATATGATTCAATACTATTCCATTCAAACAGATGATGAATCCAAACCACTTTTGCTGTATATACATGGAGGACCTGGAGGAGCCAATATAGCACTCTCAAGTATTTTGGATTTAAAAAGTAAATTAACGAAACACTTTTCTATAGTGCAATATGATCAACGAGGATCTGGTAAGACATATAGCAAAAGTTTATTACCTGAAGAACTCTCTATTGATTTCATAATAGATGATTTTAAAAAATTAATTTGTTTCTTATTAGAAAAATATAATCAGAAAAAAATTTACCTAGTTGGTCATTCTTTTGGATCGATCTTAGGACTTCGTTTATGTAAAGAAATTCCACAATTCATTCATGCTTATTTAGGTATATCTCAATTGATAAATATGAAAGAAAGCGAAAGGTATTGTACGCAAGAAGCTTTGAAACTAGCAGAAGAGAAACAAAATCAGAAAGTAAAAACAATGTTAATTCGTAGTATGAACTTGTTTGATAAAAATCAAGTTTCTGAGTACATTAAATTACAAAGAAGCGCCATGGCTAAGATTGGTGGATATAACTTTAACCAAAAATCGTTTAATCCTAACCTGTTGTTTGTTATAAGTGCCCTCTCTCCTCTATATTCAATCAAAGATGCATTTAATATGAAAAAAGGATTGCTGTTTTCTACGGATGTACTCTGGAAGGATATTATGAATATTAATTTATTCAATGAAAACTATCATTATAAAGTACCTATATACTTTATAACAGGAGCAAAAGATATGATTGCCCCATTATATTTAGTAGAAAACTACTTGAAAAATGCAACGGCACCAAAGAAAAAAATAATCTTATTCGAAAAATCTGGTCATTTACCTAATGTAGAAGAGAAAGATTTGTATGAAGAGAAAGTAATCGAGTTATTCATTCACCGCAAAGAAGAATAA
- a CDS encoding GNAT family N-acetyltransferase: MLSQLKLTQIKELQEICEKEEPISLKLNWDILRTRKEQEKRDFFYEKNGRLIGFLGLYLFGTKVEVCGMVHPEHRNKGIFSTLLQEALTACAREEVSSILLNAPAPSISGKYFLQNPLYSYRFSEYQMKWKETSLSHSPDVMLRKARIEDQQLEVELDVQCFDFNQDEAKIFNERIKGEENRSFYMIDYGGQTVGKITLDHANDETWIYGFAILPEHQGRGIGRKTLINTVLAEQEKGYSIFLEVEVSNKNALKLYTDCGFQSYGVQDYYEIRLEE, from the coding sequence TTGCTTAGTCAGTTGAAATTAACTCAAATAAAAGAATTACAAGAAATCTGTGAAAAAGAAGAACCGATTTCATTAAAATTAAATTGGGATATATTAAGAACACGAAAGGAACAAGAGAAACGAGATTTTTTCTATGAGAAGAATGGAAGATTAATCGGTTTTTTAGGCCTGTATTTGTTCGGTACAAAGGTAGAGGTATGTGGGATGGTTCACCCCGAACATCGAAATAAAGGCATCTTCTCAACCCTATTACAAGAGGCTTTAACAGCATGTGCTAGGGAAGAAGTCTCTTCTATTTTATTAAATGCTCCTGCTCCCTCTATTTCAGGGAAATATTTTTTACAGAACCCACTATATTCTTATCGTTTTTCAGAGTATCAAATGAAATGGAAAGAAACTTCATTATCTCATTCACCTGATGTTATGCTTCGAAAGGCAAGAATAGAAGACCAACAACTAGAAGTTGAATTAGATGTTCAATGCTTTGATTTTAATCAAGATGAGGCGAAAATCTTTAATGAGAGGATTAAAGGGGAGGAAAATAGATCTTTTTATATGATCGATTATGGTGGACAAACTGTTGGGAAAATAACATTAGATCATGCAAATGATGAAACTTGGATATATGGATTTGCTATATTGCCAGAACATCAAGGAAGGGGGATTGGACGTAAAACGTTGATAAATACGGTGTTGGCTGAACAAGAAAAAGGGTATTCTATCTTTTTAGAGGTAGAAGTTTCGAATAAAAACGCTTTGAAACTGTATACAGATTGTGGCTTTCAATCTTATGGTGTTCAAGACTATTATGAAATAAGGCTTGAAGAGTAA